The Flavobacterium sp. N2270 genome contains the following window.
ACGCTAATTCCGAATATATTTGCATCTAAATGTTCAGGTAAATTTATATTAAAGGGTAATTTATTATTTGAAAGAATAAGTCCAATCGTTGTTGAACCACCAAGTAACATACTCCAAAAAGCAGCAATTGGATTGCTTTTTTTCCAGAATAAAGCTCCTAAAACAGGTACAAATAATCCAGAAACCATAAAAGCGTAGGAGTAAAGCATGAGCTCTAAAACGTTTTGCATTTGTGAAGCTAACAATATAGCAAATACACCTACTGAAAGTGTTACAATCTGAGATAAACGTAATAATTTTTTCTGTGTTAATTCTTTTTTATAGAACTTAGAAATAATATCTGTAACAATATTTCCAGAAGCAGCCATTAGACAACTATCAGCAGTAGATAAAATTGCAGAAAAATATGAAGAAAGCATTAATCCCATTAAACCAACGGGAAGAATAGTACTTAATAAAATAGGCAATCCCATTTCACTATCCATTGTTGAGGCATTGGTAATTCCTTCAAACATTCCTTGTGTAGCAGCTACTTTGGCTAACATTCCAAGAATTACTCCCATAAAAGCCATTATTGGCCATTCAAATAAACCAGCAATAAACCAAGCTTTTTTGGCTTCCTTTTCGTCTTTACAAGCGTAAATTCGTTGGTATAAAGTCATTCCGATAAACCAAATTGGAATTATAGTAACAGACCAATTTAAAAGTTGGTGCCAAGAAACATTAGTTAAGGATAAATATTCAGGAGCTAACGTTGCTTTGATGACATCATAACCACCAACTGCGTTATAAGCAATCGGTATTCCAATAAAAACCAAACCAGCAATTAAAATTATCCATTGAATGGTATCCGTATAAATAACCGCCTTTAAACCACCAACAGCCGTATAAATAACTGCAATTGCTCCCATAACTACTAAAGCCCATTGCAAATCTAATCCATCAATTGTTGCAGAAGCTAATTTGGCTCCAGCTAAAACTTGTGAACTAGTAAATCCAATGTAACCAATAGCAGAAATAACTCCGGCCAATAAAGCTACTTTTCCGTTATAAAAATGATTGAAAATTTGAGGAAAGGTGAAAAATTTATGTTGATGACCTAATTTACTTACTTTAGGAATTAAAAATACAGCACTTAACCAAGCACCAATTAAACCCGTAAACAACATCCATGAACCTGAAATTCCCATAGTGAAACCTAATCCACCTAAACCAATTGAAAAACCACCACCAACATCTGTTGCCACAACGGATAAACCAATGTGCCAACTGCTCATGTTTCGTCCACTAACGTAAAAATCTTCGGAGGAAGTGTTTTTTTTGTAAAAATAAAAGCCTACACCTAGCATTGCTAACATGTAAACCACAAAGATTATATAATCTATGGTGTGCATTTTATTGTTTTAAATATTTTTTTGACTGACATGGAATTTTTCCAAAGCATGACGTAGCGAACTACAAATCGAATGATTAGAATGAAAGATTTTAATTCAAAAATCTTATATATAATGGTTAGATAAACGATTATATGAAATCAAATAACGAGGGCAAAGGTACAAAAAATGATTTGGAAAGCCCAATTGAGGTGTTATGCTTTGATTCTCTTTTAGTTAAGATTTTAAATTTTCTATTTTATAATTAAAATAATTTTTTACATTTGTACCTATATAAGCCAATTTTAAAAGTATACGCCATGTTAATTAAAGTATTTGGAAGCGCCGTTTTTGGCGTTGAAGCCACGACTATTACTGTAGAAGTAAATATCGACAAAGGAATAGGCTACCACTTGGTAGGATTACCAGATTCCGCAATTAAAGAAAGTAGTTACCGAATTGCTGCTGCTCTTAAAAATAACAATTATAATCTTCCTGGAAAAAAAATCACGATAAATATGGCTCCTGCCGATTTGCGTAAAGAAGGCTCTGCTTATGATTTAACTTTAGCTATAGGAATTTTAGTAGCTTCTGGACAAATTAAAGCGGAAGATGTCGCTAATTATATTATAATGGGCGAATTATCTTTAGATGGAAGTTTACAACCTATTAAAGGCGCTTTATCTATTGCTATTAAGGCAAAAGAGGAAGGATTTAAAGGAATAATGTTACCTATTCAAAATGTAAAAGAAGCTGCAATTGTGGAAGGAATTGATGTATATGGAATTGAAAACGTTTTACAAGTAATTGATTTTTTTGAAGGTAGAGGAAACCTAGAACCAACCATAATTGATTCTTCAGAGGAATTTAATAAAACGTTAGAATTTCCAGAACATGATTTTGCGGATGTGAAAGGACAAGAAAGCATTAAACGTTGCATGGAAATTGCTGCTGCTGGTGGGCATAATATAATTTTAATTGGTCCGCCTGGTTCGGGAAAAACGATGTTAGCCAAGCGTTTGCCAAGTATTTTGCCACCAATGACAATGAAAGAAGCTTTGGAAACAACCAAAATTCATTCAGTTGCAGGTAAAACAAAAGAAGGAGGTTTAATGGCTCAACGACCATTTCGAAGTCCACATCATACCGCAAGTTCTGTTTCACTTGTAGGAGGAGGGAGTTATCCTCAACCTGGCGAAATTTCGTTAGCGCATAATGGTGTTTTATTTTTAGATGAATTGCCAGAATTTAAACGAGAAGTTTTAGAAGTAATGCGTCAACCTTTAGAAGATAGGGAAGTTACGATTGCAAGAGCAAAATTTACGATTACTTATCCATCTTCATTTATGTTAGTTGCCAGTATGAATCCAAGTCCAGGTGGATATTTTAATGATCCGAATGCTCCAGTTTCATCTTCACCTATGGAAATGCAACGGTATTTAAGTAAGATTTCTGGTCCTTTATTAGACAGAATTGATATTCATATTGAAGTTACTCCGGTTCCTTTTGAAAAACTTACAGAAACAAGAAAAGCTGAAAGTAGTGTTATAATTAGAGAACGCGTTTCAAAAGCAAGACAATTGCAATCAATCCGATTTGAATCGTTTGAAAATATTCATTATAACGCCCAAATGGGTTCAAAGCAAATTCGAGAATTTTGTGAACTTGACGAAACTTCTTTACAATTATTAAAAACAGCTATGGAGCGATTGAATTTATCTGCTAGGGCTTATGATAGAATTTTAAAAGTTGCTCGTACAATTGCCGATTTAGAAGCAAGCCATACTGTTATGTCACATCATATAGCAGAAGCTATTCAGTATAGAAGTTTAGATAGAGAAGGTTGGTTAGGATAATTATATAAAAAACGCCTCTATTATTTACTAGAGGCGTTTTAATAAGTATGAACAGTTGTTTAATTCATTTTTACAACAATAAATTCACTTCTTCTGTTTTGTTGATGTTCAGCTTCAGAACATTTAACGCCATCAGCGCATTTATTGATTAATTGTGTTTCTCCATAACCTTTAGATGTTAAGCGTTTACGGTCAATTCCATTTTGAATTATATATTCCATTGTTGATTTAGCTCTTCTGTCAGATAATAACTCATTGTATTTATGGGTTTGTCTACTATCTGTATGAGATCTAATTGAGATATGAATATTAGGATATTCTTTCATTACCTCAATTATTTTTTGTAAATCTTTTTCAGCACTTGGTCTTATATCCCATTTATCTAAGTCAAAATATATAATACTAATATTAAATATTTTAGCCAAATCTGTTCCTTCTTCAATTGGGAATACGTTTCTTTCTAACTCAATATTTAATTCGGTTATACCGCTTTCTTGTTGAGGTGGGAACGATTTTTCCGCTGCGTCATATTCTTCTTTAATAGCTCTTACATAATATTTTTTATTACAATCGATGTTAAATGAATAATTTGCATTTTCATCTGAAGTTGTTTCTTCTAACTGATTCATATCTTCGTCAAATAAAGTTACTTTAGAATTTGGTAATAATTCTTTAGTATCTAAATCAGTAATAAATCCAGTAATTTTTTGATTACATACTGTAAAAGTATAAATGTCATCAAAACCAATCCCTCCATCTCTATTTGAGGATAAAAAACCTGAATTATTATTGTTAATAATAAAACTAAAATCATCTTTAGGACTGTTAATAGGTTTTGCTAAATTCTCGGGTTTAGTAAACTTATTATTAATTATTTTAGATTCAAAAACATCAAGTCCGCCTAAACCTAAATGTCCA
Protein-coding sequences here:
- a CDS encoding sodium:solute symporter family protein, with protein sequence MHTIDYIIFVVYMLAMLGVGFYFYKKNTSSEDFYVSGRNMSSWHIGLSVVATDVGGGFSIGLGGLGFTMGISGSWMLFTGLIGAWLSAVFLIPKVSKLGHQHKFFTFPQIFNHFYNGKVALLAGVISAIGYIGFTSSQVLAGAKLASATIDGLDLQWALVVMGAIAVIYTAVGGLKAVIYTDTIQWIILIAGLVFIGIPIAYNAVGGYDVIKATLAPEYLSLTNVSWHQLLNWSVTIIPIWFIGMTLYQRIYACKDEKEAKKAWFIAGLFEWPIMAFMGVILGMLAKVAATQGMFEGITNASTMDSEMGLPILLSTILPVGLMGLMLSSYFSAILSTADSCLMAASGNIVTDIISKFYKKELTQKKLLRLSQIVTLSVGVFAILLASQMQNVLELMLYSYAFMVSGLFVPVLGALFWKKSNPIAAFWSMLLGGSTTIGLILSNNKLPFNINLPEHLDANIFGISVSLITFILLSNYHYKKNNNGIQNH
- a CDS encoding YifB family Mg chelatase-like AAA ATPase is translated as MLIKVFGSAVFGVEATTITVEVNIDKGIGYHLVGLPDSAIKESSYRIAAALKNNNYNLPGKKITINMAPADLRKEGSAYDLTLAIGILVASGQIKAEDVANYIIMGELSLDGSLQPIKGALSIAIKAKEEGFKGIMLPIQNVKEAAIVEGIDVYGIENVLQVIDFFEGRGNLEPTIIDSSEEFNKTLEFPEHDFADVKGQESIKRCMEIAAAGGHNIILIGPPGSGKTMLAKRLPSILPPMTMKEALETTKIHSVAGKTKEGGLMAQRPFRSPHHTASSVSLVGGGSYPQPGEISLAHNGVLFLDELPEFKREVLEVMRQPLEDREVTIARAKFTITYPSSFMLVASMNPSPGGYFNDPNAPVSSSPMEMQRYLSKISGPLLDRIDIHIEVTPVPFEKLTETRKAESSVIIRERVSKARQLQSIRFESFENIHYNAQMGSKQIREFCELDETSLQLLKTAMERLNLSARAYDRILKVARTIADLEASHTVMSHHIAEAIQYRSLDREGWLG